TTCAATAAAAGAGGTCTCTTAATTTCTATTCTGATCCCATTAAATAAATCGTGTAATCAACAAATTCAAGTATACATCACaagtttcatctttttttacccATAATAACTATGACAATTAAGAATCTAATTCACCTTATTTTCTCACTCTAAATAAACTTCAAGAttatttttaccttgaaaactagaaatttttagtttataaagtCCAAAATATCCTTGTAATGTTAACATTAATTGTTCAAATAAGACTATCATCGTGATGTTAACCCTGAACCCAAGTCGTGGAAGAATTGAGCTCTTCCGtatatattgtattttcttTGTAGTCAGTCTTGGCTCCAATGCATTGAATAAGTTCATTTAatgcctcattttttcttcgcCATAGCCATTGTGATCGGTTCGATTCGCATCTGTTATTAGTATTGATGTTGGTGAGACAATATCAATTAATTAGTTACTTAGAACCTCACCCCAATCTGTCTTTGTAAACTGGCAATAAAAAACATGCGATGCGATCCCTGCACTCGTCCAGTTGATTACACGACACGCAATTAATTAGTTTAGGGTTCTATTGACTTTTTCACCACTCAACCTTGACCCTTCTCTCTCCTATCTCTTCCCGGGCACTGAAACGACCGTCTGGCGAAGCTTCTATGGTGCTCAATCATCTTTAAATTCATCATGATACGTGGTGCCACAGATTGTGCATAATATCCATCCAGGATGGCGTTCAAAATCCCAAATTCGGCGTGTTTGGCACAATCCAAATTATAATGTtgccaattatatatatatatatatatatatatatatatatatatatatatatatatagaatcacGCCTGGCTAATTAACAATTTAGCTATTACCATACCTTCTGATCCGTAATTTGATTGGTTATTGAAATCTTTCGGCCTCAATCTTTACTGGGCTCTTTTTTCGGGCCTCGGCTTGGGATGTCGGACTCCGCAAACCTTTCTTTGTCCTTGGGCCTAGTACCactaaattgagattttttggaTTCGATTGAGAAATTATTTAGCTTTTGAACCtaattgagattttttggatagttggaagagtgattttgatgttttcccaattactatttttttactaaaccagaattacttttttttgttcaattatcATTTGAGTTGGAACAGGGAATGTTGCGTCTTTATAAAGTAATCTTTTTCAagccaataaaaatattcttaattgtCTTAAATCCCAATggtattttatcatttcatcttCTCAACACGAAAACTTGGATGACCTTGCGGGAGATGAGCACATTTTCTGTCCTTTTCTCATTGCACGCCAAGATGGACTTTAATTTCCTAGACCTCCATAGGAAATAGCTACGAGATTTCCAAGAAAATTTATCATGCAACGCGAAGCaaggtaaaaataataatttgacttTCGCCCGGCAAgtggcaatatatatatatatatatgtttcgaCCATTTCTACGAGTcaatataatctaaaatttcCAAGCACGTTCTGCACCAAACTTGAAACTTTTGAGATATATATCTTCGATTTGATCGAGGGATTTCTTTGATTGCACGAGTTGGAAATTAACCTTGGCATTGATGATGGCTGTAACAAGAGCAATGTTTCCCTACAGTTCCGTTAGCCAGATATTTGTAGCTCCTAGTCCGGTATCTGATAGCACTTCGGAAATCTCAAAACTCAAATTCAAAAGCCAGTTTCTTAGAAATCAAAGGCTGGAAGTTTTCAGCACCTCTCTGAAACTGCTCTATGCAAGAAATACAAAGATGTAcgtttattttccttttgcaaaACTTTTCTGGGTATAACATTAATGATGCAGATGCAGATATCTTGCAGCTCTGAGTCTAATGCATGTAATGGTGCAGGGAAATGGCTGTATACAGTAATCTTGGAACAGGACCTGCTCATCCTTCCGCTCCTTCTCCTTGGTAAGTTGACTTTACCAACGATCTATAAATTAAACAGATAAATTGCACTCTGGCGCCCTTATATTTCATGTTCCCGGCCAGTTTAATACAACTTTATGGTGATCTACTAGCAGGAAGGGTTGGGTTCTGGGAATGCTAATATCAATAATTCTGCCCTTTTGTAGAAACAAATGGGGGCCATTACTGTCGATAAAAGGTAAGGGATCGAAAGGCTTGACttgtcaattctcaataaaaacTCACATGCTGTGAATGAGTTATGGAATCTAGTGTTCTTAGCTTTTAAATTGGATGTGTAGACAAAGTTGAAGAAGTGGTGGAGATAGCAGATCAAGTTGCAGACATTGTAGAAGAGGTGGCTGAGGCAGTGGGGAAGGTAGCCGACGAAGTTGCCGATCATCTGCCGGAAGGTGGGAAACTTCAACAAGTGGCCACATTTGTTGAAAACGTAGCGAAAGAAACAGCGAAGGATGCTAATGTAGTAGATGAAATGATTGAAAAGGTACTGCCTAATACACTGTTTTCTGTCTTAGCACTTAATTACCTAACACCATATAAAACTATTGTTAATTGTGTCACCATGAATCGTTTCCTTATATCAGGTTAAATGTATTTCTCGAAACGCAGAATCAATGCGTAAGCCTAAATGCTCGTTGTTGATGATTTTGGCATTCACTTTAGTCGTGTACCGATTCGTTTTAGTTGCGAACAACATGGTCCCATGGCTGAA
This is a stretch of genomic DNA from Populus alba chromosome 11, ASM523922v2, whole genome shotgun sequence. It encodes these proteins:
- the LOC118031587 gene encoding uncharacterized protein isoform X3; protein product: MMAVTRAMFPYSSVSQIFVAPSPVSDSTSEISKLKFKSQFLRNQRLEVFSTSLKLLYARNTKMEMAVYSNLGTGPAHPSAPSPCRKGWVLGMLISIILPFCRNKWGPLLSIKDKVEEVVEIADQVADIVEEVAEAVGKVADEVADHLPEGGKLQQVATFVENVAKETAKDANVVDEMIEKVEEVEKEVEEAVESFSEQVTEQANGKSEESKG
- the LOC118031587 gene encoding uncharacterized protein isoform X2; translation: MMAVTRAMFPYSSVSQIFVAPSPVSDSTSEISKLKFKSQFLRNQRLEVFSTSLKLLYARNTKMEMAVYSNLGTGPAHPSAPSPWKGWVLGMLISIILPFCRNKWGPLLSIKDKVEEVVEIADQVADIVEEVAEAVGKVADEVADHLPEGGKLQQVATFVENVAKETAKDANVVDEMIEKIKNQVEEVEKEVEEAVESFSEQVTEQANGKSEESKG
- the LOC118031587 gene encoding uncharacterized protein isoform X1, with amino-acid sequence MMAVTRAMFPYSSVSQIFVAPSPVSDSTSEISKLKFKSQFLRNQRLEVFSTSLKLLYARNTKMEMAVYSNLGTGPAHPSAPSPCRKGWVLGMLISIILPFCRNKWGPLLSIKDKVEEVVEIADQVADIVEEVAEAVGKVADEVADHLPEGGKLQQVATFVENVAKETAKDANVVDEMIEKIKNQVEEVEKEVEEAVESFSEQVTEQANGKSEESKG